A DNA window from Methanoculleus sp. SDB contains the following coding sequences:
- a CDS encoding coenzyme F390 synthetase: MPFFNRTIETMERGDLDALIDERVRYTIRYAVDRTRFYRKWFGEHGIDPRSIRSHEDLLGLPVISGATIREHQPPDSPAFEFKSAPCADIFTIHETSGTSGTPKAFFLTWDDWMRYAEKYARAFVSQGFGPGDRVAVCASYGMNVGANTMTLAAHQIGFTIIPEGKCTFPLRVIRNLRPTGIVGSVFKLLRLARRLEKDGIAPASSGVKRLIVGGESFAEESRAYLEERWGCEVFNTYGSTEGSMCGECTRRSGLHVPEDLVHIDLYDPAMKQFVRDGECGRIILTTLLPEGEKSGNILINYDTDDTTAVVSRETCACGRTHMKIGTPQREAETVWIHGSPVNRVDIERGVFFRENMEYLTGEYEAFLYEGDTDGDVVMRVSVECEDPGTCDRRIVEENFLRSFLSERDLLASAYADGTFRILFNETGPGGLELHRATGRPKRLVDRR; this comes from the coding sequence ATGCCGTTTTTTAACCGGACAATCGAAACGATGGAGCGGGGGGACCTCGATGCGCTGATTGACGAACGGGTCAGGTACACGATCCGGTATGCCGTCGACCGTACGCGTTTTTATCGAAAATGGTTCGGCGAACACGGCATCGATCCCCGCAGTATCCGGTCGCACGAGGATCTCCTCGGGCTCCCCGTGATATCCGGCGCAACGATTCGTGAACACCAGCCGCCGGATTCGCCCGCATTTGAGTTTAAGAGTGCTCCCTGTGCGGATATCTTCACCATTCACGAAACCTCCGGAACAAGCGGGACGCCCAAGGCGTTTTTCCTGACATGGGACGACTGGATGCGGTACGCGGAGAAGTATGCCCGGGCATTCGTCTCGCAGGGGTTCGGTCCGGGGGACCGGGTGGCGGTATGCGCCAGTTACGGCATGAACGTGGGGGCAAATACCATGACGCTCGCCGCCCACCAAATCGGGTTTACGATCATCCCCGAAGGGAAGTGCACGTTTCCCCTCCGGGTCATCAGGAATTTGCGGCCCACCGGGATCGTCGGCAGCGTCTTCAAGCTGCTCCGCCTTGCCCGCAGGCTCGAGAAGGACGGCATCGCGCCGGCATCCTCGGGTGTGAAGCGCCTCATCGTGGGAGGGGAGAGTTTCGCCGAAGAATCGCGTGCCTATCTTGAAGAACGCTGGGGATGCGAGGTATTCAATACATACGGCAGCACGGAAGGCTCCATGTGCGGGGAGTGCACCCGGCGGAGCGGTCTGCACGTGCCCGAGGATCTCGTGCATATCGATCTCTACGATCCGGCGATGAAGCAGTTCGTGCGTGACGGCGAGTGCGGCCGCATCATCCTGACAACCCTGCTTCCGGAGGGGGAAAAGTCGGGCAATATTCTCATCAACTACGACACGGACGACACGACCGCGGTGGTATCCCGGGAGACGTGCGCCTGCGGGAGAACGCACATGAAAATCGGAACGCCCCAGCGCGAGGCCGAAACGGTATGGATTCACGGCTCACCCGTCAACCGCGTCGACATCGAACGGGGCGTCTTTTTCCGGGAGAACATGGAGTACCTGACGGGGGAGTACGAGGCGTTCCTGTACGAAGGCGATACGGACGGCGATGTCGTCATGCGGGTATCCGTCGAATGCGAAGATCCCGGCACCTGTGATCGCCGTATTGTTGAAGAGAATTTTCTCAGGTCGTTCCTGTCAGAGAGGGATCTTCTCGCGAGTGCCTACGCAGACGGCACATTCAGGATTCTGTTCAATGAAACGGGGCCCGGCGGTCTCGAACTGCACCGGGCCACGGGCCGCCCGAAACGGCTGGTCGACCGGCGATGA
- a CDS encoding oxidoreductase has product MSYRLLLAVVIVAGAVLLALLLTVPGIDSPELTLVSAGEIRNYEGEDLSSIRDFRENSIRGPQHITITAYTLTVDGLVDRPLSYRYDDIVGSFPRYGNVVTLSCVEGWSATIFWEGVRVQDLITPAGIDPRSDTIIFHAYDGYSTSFPRSYIEDNDIILAYRMNNVTLPPERGYPFTLVAEDKWGYKWIKWVTAIELSDDPGYRGYWESRGYSQDANLSRGFFG; this is encoded by the coding sequence ATGTCGTACCGTCTTCTCCTTGCCGTTGTTATCGTCGCGGGTGCCGTCCTGCTCGCCCTTCTGCTGACGGTTCCCGGCATCGATTCGCCGGAACTCACCCTGGTGTCGGCAGGGGAAATCAGGAATTACGAGGGGGAGGATCTCTCTTCGATCCGTGATTTCCGTGAAAATTCCATCCGTGGCCCCCAGCATATCACCATCACCGCCTATACCCTCACCGTCGACGGGCTCGTCGATCGCCCCCTTTCGTACCGGTATGACGATATTGTCGGATCCTTTCCGAGGTACGGGAACGTCGTGACGCTCTCCTGCGTGGAAGGATGGAGCGCGACGATATTCTGGGAGGGCGTGCGCGTGCAAGACCTCATCACCCCTGCCGGCATTGATCCCCGGTCGGACACCATCATTTTCCATGCCTATGACGGATATTCGACCTCGTTTCCCCGATCCTATATCGAGGACAACGACATCATTCTCGCGTACCGGATGAACAACGTGACCCTCCCCCCGGAACGCGGGTACCCGTTTACCCTGGTTGCCGAGGATAAGTGGGGGTACAAGTGGATCAAATGGGTCACCGCGATCGAACTCTCCGACGATCCCGGATACCGGGGATACTGGGAGTCGCGGGGATATTCGCAGGACGCGAATCTCAGCCGCGGATTTTTCGGGTGA
- a CDS encoding protein LemA, with translation MLEFIGIAVLIIVLVVLAGWFVSIYNRFFRLKNSGEATLGQIRVAMKKRLDMISQLLGAVKSYAAFEKETLEKVTAMRGSVGSAGAGDLNEVEAASRSILGRLLAVVENYPDLKTSKTVADLMAAIREVEAEIARQRYTYNNIAQQSNTMTETIPSNIVAGIIGIQKMEYLQFSEEIETPPEIAF, from the coding sequence ATGCTTGAATTTATCGGCATTGCGGTTCTCATCATCGTGCTTGTCGTACTGGCAGGCTGGTTTGTAAGCATCTACAACAGATTTTTCCGCCTGAAAAACTCGGGCGAAGCTACGCTCGGGCAGATCCGGGTTGCCATGAAGAAACGCCTTGACATGATCTCCCAGCTGCTCGGGGCGGTGAAGAGCTATGCGGCATTTGAGAAGGAGACGCTCGAAAAAGTGACCGCAATGCGGGGAAGTGTCGGATCGGCGGGTGCGGGAGATCTCAACGAAGTCGAAGCCGCATCACGCTCAATCCTCGGCAGGCTTCTTGCCGTTGTTGAAAATTATCCCGATCTCAAGACATCGAAGACGGTTGCCGACCTGATGGCGGCCATCCGCGAGGTCGAGGCGGAGATCGCACGGCAGCGCTATACCTACAACAATATCGCCCAGCAATCCAACACGATGACCGAGACCATCCCCTCGAATATCGTCGCCGGAATCATCGGTATTCAGAAGATGGAGTACCTGCAGTTCTCCGAGGAGATCGAAACGCCGCCCGAGATTGCGTTCTAG
- a CDS encoding aldehyde:ferredoxin oxidoreductase, which yields MSPDGYAGRILAVDLSRKTLSDTPLPPVWKDRHLGGRGFGVAAVRERVRPGTDPFAPDNVLVFAAGPLTGSGMPLGARYDVVTASPLTGTLTSANSGGFFGTALKRAGYDAVIISGASPTPLYLYIDGQAELRDASAYYGMGTGETARAIAADTGEAGIRVAAIGPAGERRCRMAAVMNDGGRAAGRGGVGAVMGAKNLKAVAVLGTGTVGVADPERARDVGRQILRTLKEAGLTTGSLRTHGTAGVLPRINGLGILPTRNFREGMFEGAENVSGERMTETLLKGRKPCYACSVGCGRITESGGVSGEGPEYETIWALGPACGIDDLPKIAEANYLCNELGLDTISTGSTIACAMELAEDGHLDTGFRFGDAGALAGIVRRIGYREGIGDLLAEGSYRTAASVGQPEYSMSVKGQELPAYDPRGLQGLGLNYATSVRGGCHVYGNMLYAEVIGSPVRLDPYATEGKAEWTKEFQDLGAAIDAAGICIFTERVLWAPEYALMVAAVTGRDIDAKGLLRIGERIWNLQKLWNIGAGLGRDDDTLPARFLTVPLRSGPPAGEVWRRDELLPAYYAARGWDEQGVPKPETLRALDIA from the coding sequence ATGTCACCGGACGGTTATGCAGGCAGGATTCTCGCCGTGGATCTCTCCCGGAAAACACTTTCCGACACGCCCCTCCCCCCCGTGTGGAAGGACCGCCATCTCGGCGGCCGGGGATTCGGCGTTGCGGCGGTGCGCGAACGCGTCAGGCCCGGGACGGATCCCTTCGCTCCGGACAACGTGCTCGTTTTCGCAGCAGGCCCTCTCACGGGGAGCGGCATGCCCCTCGGCGCACGGTACGACGTGGTCACCGCATCCCCCCTGACCGGGACGCTCACATCCGCAAACAGCGGCGGGTTTTTCGGCACGGCATTGAAGCGTGCCGGGTATGATGCCGTGATCATCTCCGGCGCCTCTCCGACCCCCCTGTACCTGTACATCGACGGACAGGCGGAACTCCGGGATGCGTCCGCGTATTACGGCATGGGAACCGGGGAGACCGCCCGGGCGATTGCCGCCGATACGGGGGAGGCGGGGATCCGGGTGGCCGCGATCGGCCCCGCCGGTGAACGCCGGTGCCGGATGGCGGCGGTGATGAACGACGGGGGACGGGCCGCAGGACGGGGCGGAGTCGGCGCCGTGATGGGCGCGAAGAATTTAAAAGCGGTGGCGGTGCTGGGCACCGGCACGGTCGGGGTTGCCGATCCCGAGCGTGCCCGCGACGTCGGGAGACAGATCCTCCGCACCCTGAAGGAGGCGGGCCTCACCACCGGCAGCCTCCGGACACACGGAACTGCGGGGGTGCTGCCGCGGATAAACGGGCTCGGTATCCTGCCGACCCGGAACTTCCGGGAGGGGATGTTTGAGGGTGCGGAGAACGTCTCCGGAGAGCGAATGACCGAAACGCTGCTGAAAGGCAGAAAGCCCTGTTATGCATGCAGCGTCGGGTGCGGGCGGATCACCGAATCCGGCGGTGTGTCGGGCGAGGGGCCGGAATACGAAACCATCTGGGCACTGGGCCCGGCGTGCGGCATCGACGATCTTCCGAAGATTGCGGAGGCGAACTACCTCTGCAACGAGCTCGGGCTCGACACGATCTCCACGGGATCCACCATCGCCTGTGCCATGGAGCTTGCGGAAGACGGCCATCTCGACACCGGCTTCCGGTTCGGGGATGCCGGGGCGCTCGCCGGGATTGTGCGGAGGATCGGGTACCGCGAGGGGATCGGGGATCTCCTTGCCGAGGGATCGTACCGCACAGCCGCCTCCGTCGGGCAACCCGAGTACTCCATGAGCGTGAAGGGGCAGGAGCTTCCGGCATATGATCCGAGAGGACTGCAGGGGCTCGGCCTGAACTACGCGACCTCCGTCCGGGGCGGGTGCCACGTCTACGGGAACATGCTGTACGCGGAGGTGATCGGCTCGCCCGTCAGACTCGACCCGTACGCGACGGAGGGGAAGGCGGAATGGACGAAGGAATTCCAGGATCTCGGTGCCGCCATCGATGCGGCCGGGATCTGCATCTTTACGGAACGGGTGCTCTGGGCGCCCGAGTATGCCCTGATGGTCGCCGCCGTCACCGGACGGGATATCGACGCAAAGGGGCTGCTCCGGATCGGCGAGCGCATCTGGAACCTCCAGAAGCTCTGGAATATCGGGGCGGGGCTGGGCCGGGACGACGACACCCTCCCGGCCCGCTTCCTGACCGTTCCGCTGCGCTCGGGGCCGCCTGCCGGCGAAGTCTGGCGGCGGGACGAGCTCCTCCCGGCATATTACGCGGCACGGGGCTGGGACGAACAGGGTGTGCCGAAACCGGAGACGCTCCGGGCGCTGGATATCGCCTGA
- a CDS encoding histone deacetylase, whose translation MRCSVITHPACALHDLPGHPESQERIAIACSGVPAGTPRREARMATIEEIRRVHLPEHIALVQNACDCCPDGDVRFLDPDTYITRDSYDIARYAAGAAIQAVEQALDGTHTLSLMRPPGHHALPHHSMGFCIFNNPSIAAAAALTSVDRVAIVDWDVHHGNGTQYIWYHTDRVLYLSVHHGGIFPGSGMPWETGIGPGEGSTINVPLEGGSTGADYAHVFTEVFLPAILRYRPEALIISAGQDSLHDDLLGGMALLPGDFGMITALLMDAVRLPAAIVLEGGYSPSAGEAIRAVIDALGGSRNAVPAGTPHPATLSLVRLLAKRND comes from the coding sequence ATGAGATGCTCGGTGATCACGCATCCCGCCTGTGCCCTCCATGATCTGCCGGGACACCCGGAGTCGCAGGAGCGCATCGCGATTGCCTGTTCGGGCGTGCCTGCCGGCACTCCCCGTCGTGAGGCGCGGATGGCGACGATCGAGGAGATCCGCCGTGTCCACCTGCCCGAGCACATCGCCCTCGTCCAAAACGCGTGCGACTGCTGCCCGGATGGTGATGTCAGGTTTTTAGACCCCGATACCTACATTACCCGGGATTCCTACGACATTGCCCGGTATGCGGCGGGAGCGGCCATCCAGGCCGTGGAACAGGCGCTCGACGGCACGCATACGCTGTCGCTGATGCGTCCCCCGGGCCACCACGCCCTCCCGCACCACTCGATGGGATTCTGCATCTTCAACAACCCCTCAATCGCGGCTGCGGCCGCACTGACCTCGGTCGACCGGGTGGCAATCGTCGACTGGGATGTCCACCACGGCAACGGCACGCAGTATATCTGGTACCATACCGACCGCGTCCTCTACCTTTCCGTGCACCATGGCGGAATATTTCCCGGGAGCGGCATGCCGTGGGAGACGGGAATCGGCCCGGGCGAAGGCTCTACCATCAACGTACCGCTCGAGGGCGGATCAACGGGGGCGGATTATGCCCATGTATTCACGGAGGTGTTTCTCCCCGCGATCCTGCGGTACCGCCCCGAAGCGCTGATCATCTCGGCAGGCCAGGATTCGCTGCACGACGATCTGCTCGGGGGAATGGCGCTGCTCCCTGGGGACTTCGGCATGATCACCGCGCTTCTCATGGATGCCGTCCGCCTCCCCGCCGCGATCGTGCTCGAAGGCGGCTACAGCCCGTCCGCAGGCGAAGCAATCCGTGCCGTCATCGATGCGCTCGGCGGCAGCAGGAATGCCGTTCCCGCCGGGACGCCGCACCCCGCCACCCTGTCGCTCGTGCGCCTGCTGGCGAAGCGAAACGATTAG
- a CDS encoding iron ABC transporter ATP-binding protein has product MMLDVDGVVFGYRSRDVIRDIGFRVSQHEVLAILGPNGVGKTTLLKCMNAILRPKAGTVLVDTEDIMRLGQPEIAKKIGYVPQRCETGRLTAFDAVLLGRKPHITWNASDHDIRLVEAALRRFDMEALSLRYIDELSGGELQKVSIARAVVQEPRVMLLDEPTSSLDLKNQMEILRLIRGVVRGHPVSAVMTMHDLNLALRYADACIFLKNGTIYAAKPRDKVTAADIEEVYGVPVSIETCHGHPVVVPVG; this is encoded by the coding sequence ATGATGCTCGATGTGGACGGCGTGGTGTTCGGGTACCGGAGCCGCGATGTGATCCGGGACATCGGGTTCCGTGTTTCCCAGCACGAAGTGCTCGCGATACTGGGCCCGAACGGTGTCGGCAAGACAACGCTGCTCAAATGCATGAATGCCATCCTCCGCCCGAAGGCGGGGACGGTGCTCGTCGATACGGAGGATATCATGCGGCTCGGGCAGCCCGAGATCGCAAAAAAGATCGGGTACGTCCCCCAGCGGTGCGAAACCGGCCGGCTCACGGCATTTGACGCGGTGCTGCTGGGAAGAAAACCGCATATCACGTGGAATGCGTCCGACCATGACATCCGGCTCGTCGAAGCGGCGCTCCGCCGGTTTGACATGGAGGCGCTCTCCCTCCGGTACATCGACGAACTGAGCGGCGGCGAACTGCAGAAGGTGAGCATCGCCCGGGCGGTCGTGCAGGAGCCGCGGGTCATGCTTCTCGACGAACCGACAAGCAGCCTCGACCTGAAAAACCAGATGGAGATTCTCCGGCTGATCCGCGGGGTGGTGCGGGGGCACCCCGTCTCCGCCGTGATGACCATGCACGACCTCAACCTCGCACTCCGGTATGCCGATGCCTGTATTTTCCTCAAAAACGGCACGATCTATGCCGCCAAACCACGCGACAAGGTGACGGCTGCCGATATCGAGGAGGTGTACGGCGTGCCCGTCTCCATCGAGACCTGCCACGGCCATCCGGTCGTCGTCCCGGTCGGGTGA
- a CDS encoding iron ABC transporter permease, with translation MHLADGEIPAAYRAYTGRKISWCIGGILLLILLLVVSISVGACRIPVDDVVRALVGFETLPKWRVIVWNIRLPQALTAVVAGAGLAVSGAAMQSILRNPLGSPFTLGISHAAAFGAAFSVIVLGTGTMHSTGADAVVLDNPYITTIIAFLFCMIATGIILLIANIRGASPEVMVLAGVAIGSLFTAGTMFLQYFADDVQLAAVVFWTFGDVGRADWSELGLLSVVTLAAIIYFTCHRWNYNAIDAGDETAKGLGVRVERVRLFGMLAASLVTAVTIAFLGIIGFVGLVCPHMVRRVIGDDHRFLIPGSCIAGGVLLLASDTAARLMLAPHILPVAILTAFLGAPVFIWLLLRGYRR, from the coding sequence GTGCATCTGGCTGACGGCGAGATCCCGGCGGCATACCGGGCATATACCGGGAGGAAGATCTCGTGGTGTATCGGGGGGATTCTTCTCCTGATCCTCCTGCTCGTCGTATCGATATCGGTCGGCGCCTGCAGGATACCCGTCGACGACGTCGTCCGTGCCCTGGTAGGCTTCGAAACACTACCGAAGTGGCGGGTCATCGTCTGGAACATACGGCTCCCTCAGGCGCTCACTGCCGTTGTTGCGGGAGCGGGGCTTGCCGTGTCCGGCGCCGCGATGCAGTCAATACTCAGGAACCCGCTCGGATCCCCGTTTACTCTCGGGATATCGCATGCGGCGGCATTCGGGGCGGCGTTCTCGGTCATCGTCCTCGGCACCGGAACCATGCACAGTACGGGTGCCGATGCCGTCGTGCTCGACAATCCCTATATCACGACAATCATAGCGTTTCTTTTCTGCATGATCGCAACCGGCATCATCCTGCTGATTGCAAACATCCGCGGTGCGTCACCGGAAGTGATGGTGCTCGCCGGTGTCGCCATCGGCTCGCTGTTCACCGCCGGAACGATGTTTCTCCAGTATTTTGCCGATGACGTCCAGCTGGCCGCGGTCGTCTTCTGGACGTTCGGTGATGTCGGTCGGGCTGACTGGAGCGAACTCGGGCTCCTGTCCGTCGTCACCCTCGCGGCAATCATCTACTTCACCTGCCACCGCTGGAACTACAACGCGATCGATGCCGGTGACGAGACGGCGAAGGGGCTCGGCGTCCGCGTGGAAAGAGTCCGCCTCTTCGGGATGCTTGCGGCATCGCTGGTCACCGCGGTCACGATAGCGTTCCTCGGGATTATCGGGTTCGTCGGCCTCGTCTGCCCCCATATGGTGCGCAGGGTCATCGGCGACGACCACCGGTTCCTGATCCCCGGCTCCTGCATCGCGGGCGGGGTGCTGCTCCTTGCCTCCGATACGGCGGCGCGGCTGATGCTTGCCCCCCATATCCTTCCCGTGGCGATTCTCACCGCATTCTTAGGCGCACCGGTCTTTATCTGGCTGCTTTTGCGGGGGTACCGGCGATGA
- a CDS encoding iron transporter, with the protein MRSTTVYGLGTMLLIVAIIAVCGCTGAGSAPASSQESGEMLTITDSLGRTVTVPKDPATVVCSGSGCLRYLTYLQEQHRIVGVDDIEIQETVFDARPYALANPQFRTFPMIGEFRGADDPEKIVALAPDVIFKTYVESADEADELSAKTGVPVVALAYGDLGTYREDMYASLRLMAEVLDAEERGEAVIAFFDERIADLDERTADIPADQQKTVYIGGIAYRGPHGFQSTEPLYPPFLFLDANNAAAEAGTTHADVAKEKIVEWDPDILFVDLSTLQTDPSAIDELGTDPAYLGLTAVKAGEVYGVLPYNWYTQNHGSVIADAYYIGTVLYPDRFADVDPAAEADEIYTFLVGEPVFSEMNELFGGYAFTPLSTAP; encoded by the coding sequence ATGAGAAGTACCACTGTTTATGGACTTGGAACAATGCTGCTCATCGTGGCGATAATCGCCGTCTGCGGCTGTACCGGTGCCGGTTCGGCACCGGCATCGTCACAGGAGAGCGGAGAGATGCTAACGATTACCGATTCCCTCGGCCGGACGGTCACGGTGCCGAAAGATCCCGCAACGGTCGTCTGTTCGGGATCGGGATGCCTGCGGTATCTCACGTACCTGCAGGAGCAGCATCGCATCGTGGGTGTCGATGACATCGAAATCCAGGAAACCGTCTTTGACGCCCGCCCGTATGCCCTTGCGAACCCGCAGTTCCGCACTTTTCCCATGATCGGCGAATTCCGCGGCGCCGATGACCCGGAAAAGATCGTCGCCCTGGCGCCTGATGTCATCTTCAAGACGTACGTGGAGTCGGCGGATGAAGCGGACGAACTCTCCGCAAAGACCGGTGTGCCGGTCGTTGCCCTTGCATACGGCGATCTCGGAACCTACCGGGAGGATATGTATGCCTCGCTCCGGCTGATGGCGGAGGTGCTTGATGCGGAGGAGCGTGGCGAGGCTGTCATCGCGTTCTTCGACGAGCGTATCGCCGATCTCGATGAGCGAACCGCGGATATTCCTGCCGACCAGCAGAAAACCGTCTATATCGGTGGTATCGCGTACCGCGGGCCGCACGGGTTCCAGTCAACCGAACCGCTCTACCCCCCGTTCCTCTTCCTTGATGCGAACAACGCCGCCGCCGAAGCCGGGACCACCCATGCGGATGTCGCGAAGGAGAAGATTGTCGAATGGGACCCCGACATCCTCTTCGTCGACCTCTCCACCCTGCAGACCGATCCCTCTGCTATCGACGAACTGGGTACCGATCCGGCCTATCTCGGGCTCACGGCCGTAAAAGCGGGCGAAGTCTACGGTGTCCTCCCGTACAACTGGTACACCCAGAACCACGGTTCGGTCATCGCGGACGCCTATTACATCGGGACGGTGCTCTATCCCGACCGGTTTGCCGATGTGGATCCGGCGGCCGAGGCCGATGAGATCTATACGTTCCTCGTCGGAGAACCGGTGTTCTCCGAAATGAACGAGTTATTCGGCGGGTATGCCTTTACCCCCCTCTCCACGGCACCATAA
- a CDS encoding malate dehydrogenase, producing MNDIYAESLALHKRHRGKLEVRSKIPIHTRHDLSLAYTPGVAEVSRKIAEEPDRAFRYTLKGNSVAVISDGSAVLGLGNIGGYGAIPGMEGKAILFREFAGIDAFPICFHSQDENLVEEIKNIAPVFGGINLEDIAAPRCFAIEEELQDIGIPVMHDDQHGTAVVVLAALINACRATGKDFTHLRIAVSGAGAAGYAIARLLKCLGIRNKACIVVGDLIVCDRKGIIFRGRDDLFENYHKYILAHETNTENRTGTLADAMAGADVFIGVSAPGLVTRGMVRTMAPDPIVLSLANPVPEIMPEEAHAGGAAVVGTGRSDYPNQINNVLAFPGIFRGALDAGASRITDEMKLAAAHALADYVAKPNRSRILPNVLDKGVTRAVAEAVRAEAVACGCARFVA from the coding sequence CTGAACGATATATACGCAGAATCGCTTGCCCTTCACAAGCGGCACCGGGGAAAACTGGAAGTACGGTCAAAGATCCCGATCCACACCCGCCATGACCTGAGCCTCGCCTATACGCCGGGCGTGGCCGAGGTGTCCAGGAAGATTGCCGAAGAACCGGATCGCGCATTCCGCTATACCCTCAAGGGGAATTCGGTCGCCGTCATCAGCGACGGGTCCGCGGTGCTCGGACTCGGAAATATCGGCGGGTACGGCGCAATCCCGGGCATGGAAGGCAAAGCAATTCTCTTCAGGGAATTCGCCGGCATCGACGCATTTCCCATCTGTTTCCATTCGCAGGACGAGAACCTCGTCGAGGAGATTAAAAACATCGCACCCGTCTTCGGGGGCATCAACCTCGAGGACATCGCGGCGCCCCGGTGCTTTGCGATCGAGGAGGAGCTGCAGGATATCGGCATCCCGGTCATGCACGACGACCAGCACGGGACCGCGGTCGTGGTGCTTGCCGCGCTCATCAACGCCTGCCGGGCGACGGGAAAGGATTTCACCCATCTCAGAATTGCCGTCAGCGGTGCCGGTGCCGCCGGGTATGCCATCGCCCGGCTGCTGAAATGCCTCGGAATCAGGAACAAGGCATGCATCGTGGTCGGGGACCTCATCGTCTGCGACAGAAAGGGCATCATCTTCCGGGGGCGCGACGACCTCTTCGAAAACTACCACAAGTACATCCTCGCCCACGAGACGAACACCGAAAACCGCACCGGAACCCTGGCCGATGCGATGGCCGGTGCGGATGTCTTCATCGGCGTATCGGCCCCGGGACTCGTCACCCGCGGGATGGTGCGGACGATGGCACCGGACCCCATCGTTCTCTCTCTCGCCAATCCCGTGCCGGAGATCATGCCGGAGGAGGCGCACGCGGGCGGCGCCGCGGTGGTGGGCACCGGGCGGAGCGATTACCCGAACCAGATCAACAACGTCCTTGCCTTTCCCGGGATCTTCCGGGGCGCCCTTGATGCCGGCGCTTCCCGCATCACCGACGAGATGAAGCTCGCTGCCGCCCACGCCCTCGCCGACTATGTGGCAAAACCGAACCGGTCCCGCATCCTCCCGAACGTGCTGGACAAGGGGGTCACAAGGGCGGTCGCCGAAGCCGTGAGGGCCGAGGCGGTGGCGTGCGGGTGCGCCCGGTTTGTTGCCTGA